The Achromobacter pestifer genome includes a region encoding these proteins:
- a CDS encoding Ldh family oxidoreductase, whose product MRGNGSTAIDVPVEQVREQILQVLTAWGMAQDLAHITAGLMARTDLLGIDSHGISMLPAYEEKLRAGTLRLDARARILRDGGASALIDGMGGLGYPVAAQAMNLAVDKALAHGVGAVSVCNSHHFGAAGVYARIAVERGVVGLVTSSANGVIMVPTRGAMPMLGTNPIAFGAPAAYNEPFVLDMATTTVAANKVKVYDFLDQPLPPGWAVDGQGGAVTDAAAAMQFIFKHPEGGLTPLGGTAAMSSHKGYGLAMMAQILGGTLSGSAFAARRAPTRRPGEPDDVGHFFLALNPDAFRAAGSFESDMDDMIDAMHDTPPAHPDEPVLVAGEPEAAERARRLREGIPIPAALAERLRAICERARTPYLLDAA is encoded by the coding sequence GTGCGAGGGAACGGATCAACAGCGATCGATGTGCCGGTGGAGCAGGTCCGCGAACAGATCTTGCAGGTGCTGACGGCATGGGGCATGGCGCAGGACCTGGCGCATATCACCGCGGGCCTGATGGCGCGCACCGACCTGCTGGGCATCGATTCGCACGGCATTTCCATGCTGCCGGCCTACGAGGAAAAGCTGCGCGCCGGCACCCTGCGCCTGGATGCGCGTGCGCGTATCCTGCGCGACGGCGGCGCCAGCGCGCTGATCGACGGCATGGGCGGCCTGGGCTATCCGGTGGCGGCGCAGGCCATGAACCTGGCCGTGGACAAGGCGCTGGCGCACGGCGTGGGCGCCGTGTCGGTCTGCAATTCGCATCACTTCGGCGCGGCCGGCGTCTATGCGCGCATCGCGGTCGAGCGTGGCGTGGTCGGGCTGGTGACCAGCAGCGCCAATGGCGTCATCATGGTGCCCACGCGCGGCGCCATGCCCATGCTGGGCACCAACCCCATCGCCTTCGGCGCGCCGGCCGCCTATAACGAGCCCTTTGTGCTGGACATGGCGACCACCACCGTCGCCGCCAACAAGGTCAAGGTCTACGACTTCCTGGACCAGCCGCTGCCGCCGGGCTGGGCGGTGGACGGGCAGGGCGGCGCGGTCACCGATGCGGCCGCCGCCATGCAGTTCATCTTCAAGCATCCCGAGGGCGGCCTGACGCCCTTGGGCGGCACCGCCGCCATGAGCAGCCACAAGGGCTACGGCCTGGCGATGATGGCGCAGATCCTGGGCGGCACGCTCAGCGGCAGCGCCTTCGCCGCGCGCCGCGCGCCGACCCGCCGGCCGGGCGAGCCCGACGACGTGGGCCATTTCTTCCTGGCCTTGAACCCCGACGCCTTCCGCGCGGCGGGCTCGTTCGAGTCCGACATGGACGACATGATCGACGCCATGCACGACACGCCGCCCGCCCATCCGGACGAACCGGTGCTGGTGGCGGGCGAGCCCGAAGCCGCCGAGCGCGCGCGCCGGCTGCGCGAGGGCATCCCCATACCGGCCGCGCTGGCCGAACGCCTGCGCGCCATCTGCGAACGCGCCCGCACGCCTTATCTGCTGGACGCAGCGTGA
- the araD gene encoding L-arabinonate dehydratase: protein MSDSTKRKKPEELRSHRWYGVRDLRSFGHRSRTAQMGYHRSDYAGKPVIAIINTWSDINPCHSHFKQRVEEVKRGIWQAGGFPVEMPAMSLSEPFQKPTTMLYRNLLAMETEELLRSYPADGCVLMGGCDKTTPALLMGAVSMDLPTIFMPAGPMLRGNWNGNTLGSGSDTWKYWAELRAGNITEEDWQGVEDGIARSPGHCMTMGTASTMTGAVEALGLCLSGASSIPAPDSRHAQMASLTGKRIVEMVWEDLKPSDLLTAASYDNAVRTVLALSGSTNSVVHLIAMARRSGFGLDLDRFDHLARTTPVLANLRPAGKYLMEDFYYAGGLRAMLVQLGDLLDTSQRTVDGRTLGENIAGARIFNEDVIRPRAQALIERDGLAVLRGNLAPDGAVIKPPAMEAQLQVHTGRAVVFKDYNDMAARIDDPDLDVDADSVIVLQNAGPQGAPGMPEWGQLPIPQKLLKQGVRDMVRISDARMSGTSYGACVLHVAPEAYVGGPLALVRDGDRITLDVPARRLELLVSDEELAARRAAWQAPPPRFERGYGVLYLKHIGQADTGCDFDFLQTETRAPAAGEPEIH, encoded by the coding sequence ATGAGCGATTCAACCAAGCGCAAGAAACCCGAAGAACTGCGCAGCCACCGCTGGTACGGCGTGCGCGACCTGCGCTCGTTCGGCCACCGTTCGCGCACCGCGCAGATGGGCTATCACCGCTCGGACTACGCCGGCAAGCCGGTCATCGCCATCATCAACACCTGGAGCGACATCAATCCCTGCCACAGCCATTTCAAGCAGCGCGTGGAAGAGGTCAAGCGCGGCATCTGGCAGGCGGGCGGCTTCCCGGTGGAAATGCCCGCCATGAGTCTGTCCGAACCCTTCCAGAAGCCCACCACCATGCTCTACCGCAACCTGCTGGCGATGGAGACGGAAGAATTGCTGCGCTCCTATCCCGCGGATGGCTGTGTGCTGATGGGCGGCTGCGACAAGACCACGCCCGCGCTTCTGATGGGCGCGGTGTCCATGGACCTGCCGACCATCTTCATGCCGGCCGGCCCCATGCTGCGCGGCAACTGGAACGGCAACACCCTGGGTTCGGGCTCGGACACCTGGAAGTACTGGGCCGAGCTGCGCGCCGGCAATATCACCGAGGAAGACTGGCAGGGCGTGGAGGATGGCATCGCCCGCTCGCCCGGCCACTGCATGACCATGGGCACCGCGTCCACCATGACGGGCGCGGTCGAGGCGCTGGGCCTGTGCCTGTCGGGCGCCTCGTCGATCCCCGCGCCGGACTCGCGCCATGCGCAGATGGCCAGCCTGACCGGCAAGCGCATCGTGGAAATGGTGTGGGAAGACCTGAAGCCGTCCGACCTGCTGACCGCCGCGTCCTACGACAACGCGGTGCGCACGGTGCTAGCGCTGTCCGGTTCGACCAATTCGGTGGTGCATCTGATCGCCATGGCGCGCCGCAGCGGCTTCGGCCTGGACCTGGACCGCTTCGACCACCTGGCGCGCACCACGCCGGTGCTGGCCAATCTGCGGCCGGCGGGCAAGTACCTGATGGAAGACTTCTATTACGCAGGCGGCCTGCGCGCCATGCTGGTGCAACTAGGCGACCTGCTGGACACGTCGCAGCGTACCGTGGACGGCCGTACGCTGGGCGAGAACATCGCCGGGGCCCGCATCTTCAACGAAGACGTGATCCGGCCGCGCGCGCAGGCGCTGATCGAGCGCGACGGGCTGGCGGTACTACGCGGCAACCTGGCGCCCGACGGCGCGGTGATCAAGCCGCCCGCGATGGAGGCGCAGCTGCAGGTGCATACGGGCCGCGCCGTGGTCTTCAAGGACTACAACGACATGGCGGCGCGCATCGACGATCCGGACCTGGACGTGGATGCCGACAGCGTCATCGTGCTGCAGAACGCCGGGCCGCAGGGTGCGCCCGGCATGCCCGAATGGGGCCAGCTGCCGATTCCGCAGAAGCTCTTGAAGCAGGGCGTGCGCGACATGGTGCGCATCTCCGACGCGCGCATGAGCGGTACCAGCTATGGCGCCTGTGTGCTGCACGTGGCGCCCGAGGCCTATGTGGGCGGCCCGCTGGCGCTGGTGCGGGACGGCGACCGCATCACGCTGGATGTGCCGGCGCGGCGCCTGGAACTGCTGGTGTCCGACGAGGAACTGGCGGCGCGCCGCGCCGCCTGGCAGGCGCCGCCGCCGCGTTTCGAGCGCGGCTACGGCGTGCTGTACCTCAAGCACATCGGGCAGGCCGATACGGGCTGCGATTTCGATTTTCTTCAGACCGAAACGCGCGCTCCGGCCGCGGGCGAGCCTGAAATCCACTGA
- a CDS encoding Bug family tripartite tricarboxylate transporter substrate binding protein — MQQKKPAARVRLAVLAAAGAMAMLPGVLMAQGAAWPTKQLKLVVPFPAGGSTDSVGRLLAAELSKELGQTVVVENKGGANGNIGSDMVAKAEPDGYTLLLSGVGSNAISYAVYQNMPYRNSDFAHVSLLATGPNVLVANNDFPGKTFADFIKLVRENPGKYTHASSGSGSSGHLAMEMLEQDAKIDLVHVPYKGGAAAITDMIGGRVQVMFLNQDTLLPQVSSGKLRALAVASAKRNPAYPDTPTVAESGYPGFSAESWFGLSAPAKTPPAVIQRLNQATVKALSSPDIRQKLESVGFVVVADDPKSFSAFVDNEIAKWGKAAKASGAKMD; from the coding sequence ATGCAACAGAAAAAACCGGCGGCGCGCGTACGCCTGGCCGTCCTGGCGGCTGCGGGGGCGATGGCCATGCTGCCAGGCGTGCTGATGGCGCAGGGCGCGGCCTGGCCCACCAAGCAACTCAAGCTGGTGGTGCCGTTTCCGGCAGGCGGCAGCACCGACTCGGTGGGCCGCTTGTTGGCGGCCGAGCTGTCCAAGGAACTGGGCCAGACCGTGGTGGTCGAGAACAAGGGCGGGGCCAACGGCAACATCGGCTCGGACATGGTGGCCAAGGCCGAGCCTGACGGCTACACGCTGCTGCTGTCGGGCGTGGGCTCCAACGCCATCAGCTATGCGGTCTACCAGAACATGCCGTACCGCAATAGCGACTTCGCGCATGTCTCGTTGCTAGCCACCGGCCCCAATGTGCTGGTGGCCAACAACGATTTTCCGGGCAAGACCTTCGCGGACTTCATCAAGCTGGTGCGCGAAAATCCGGGCAAGTACACGCACGCGAGTTCGGGTAGCGGTTCCTCCGGCCACTTGGCCATGGAAATGCTGGAGCAGGATGCCAAGATCGACCTGGTGCACGTGCCCTACAAGGGCGGCGCGGCCGCCATCACCGACATGATCGGGGGGCGCGTGCAGGTGATGTTCCTGAACCAGGACACGCTGCTGCCGCAAGTCAGCTCGGGCAAGCTGCGTGCATTGGCCGTGGCCAGCGCCAAGCGCAACCCGGCGTATCCCGACACGCCCACGGTGGCGGAATCGGGCTACCCGGGTTTTTCCGCCGAGTCCTGGTTCGGCTTGTCGGCGCCGGCGAAGACGCCGCCCGCCGTGATCCAGCGGCTGAACCAGGCGACGGTGAAGGCCCTGTCCTCGCCCGACATCCGGCAGAAGCTGGAGAGCGTCGGTTTCGTGGTGGTGGCGGACGACCCGAAGTCGTTCTCGGCGTTCGTGGATAACGAGATCGCGAAGTGGGGCAAGGCGGCCAAGGCCTCGGGCGCAAAAATGGACTGA
- the garL gene encoding 2-dehydro-3-deoxyglucarate aldolase, translating into MNSPLPNRFRQRILARERLIGFWMCMSSHITAELVGLANFDWLLLDGEHSPNEVPMFLQQLQALQGSASAAVGRPSWNDPVEIKRLLDIGFYNLLIPFIESEEDARRAVAATRYPPQGMRGVAGAQRSNRYGTVPDYLHTINDNICVLLQIESRPGIDAVDEIASVEGVDGVFIGPSDLAAALGHIGNPGHPEVQEAIRHLYQRVSAQGKAVGILAPVHADARRYLDMGMHFVAVGTDLGVFKQATFALREAFPT; encoded by the coding sequence ATGAACTCACCCTTACCCAACCGTTTCCGGCAACGCATCCTGGCGCGCGAACGGCTCATCGGATTCTGGATGTGCATGTCCAGCCACATCACGGCCGAGCTCGTGGGACTGGCCAATTTTGACTGGCTGCTGCTGGACGGCGAGCACTCGCCCAACGAGGTGCCGATGTTCCTGCAGCAGCTGCAGGCCCTGCAGGGCAGCGCCAGCGCCGCCGTGGGGCGGCCGTCGTGGAATGATCCGGTGGAGATCAAGCGGCTGTTGGACATCGGCTTCTACAACCTGCTGATTCCGTTCATCGAATCCGAAGAGGACGCGCGCCGCGCCGTGGCCGCCACGCGCTATCCGCCGCAGGGCATGCGCGGCGTGGCGGGCGCGCAGCGCAGCAACCGCTACGGCACGGTGCCGGATTATCTGCACACCATCAACGACAACATCTGCGTGCTGCTGCAGATAGAAAGCCGTCCGGGCATAGACGCGGTGGACGAGATCGCCTCCGTGGAAGGCGTGGACGGCGTGTTCATCGGGCCGTCCGATCTGGCAGCGGCGCTGGGCCATATCGGCAACCCGGGCCATCCCGAAGTCCAGGAGGCCATCCGCCACCTGTACCAGCGGGTGTCGGCCCAGGGCAAGGCGGTGGGCATCCTGGCGCCGGTGCATGCGGATGCGCGGCGCTACCTGGACATGGGCATGCACTTCGTGGCGGTGGGCACCGATCTGGGCGTGTTCAAGCAGGCGACGTTTGCCTTGCGCGAGGCCTTTCCGACCTGA
- the lysA gene encoding diaminopimelate decarboxylase, whose translation MAFDPRQLTQLAAEHGTPLWVYDAAVIRERIAQLRRFDTIRYAQKACSNLHILRLMRAEGAVVDAVSLGEIERSLAAGFQPQGEPEGIVFTADLIDHATLATVLKHGITVNAGSLDMLARVGQASPGHRVWLRINPGFGHGHSNKTNTGGPQSKHGIWIGDVAQAMAIVRRHGLKLVGIHMHIGSGVDYAHLSSVCDAMVDVVASLDHDIEAISAGGGLSIPYREGDARIDCDHYFEQWDAARKRIAERLGHEIRLEIEPGRFLVAEAGALVSEVHAINRRPERDFALVDAGFNDLMRPAMYGSYHQISVHAPDGSRPQGVAETRIAVAGPLCESGDVFTQDAGGVVSDQLLPQPRIGDFLVFHDAGAYGSSMSSNYNSRPLAPEVLLDNGTARLIRRRQTVSELLALEDA comes from the coding sequence ATGGCCTTCGATCCGCGCCAACTCACCCAACTCGCCGCCGAACACGGCACGCCGCTGTGGGTATACGACGCCGCCGTCATCCGCGAACGCATCGCGCAACTGCGCCGCTTCGACACCATCCGCTACGCGCAGAAGGCCTGCTCCAACCTGCACATCCTGCGCCTGATGCGCGCCGAGGGCGCCGTGGTGGACGCCGTCTCGCTGGGCGAGATCGAGCGCAGCCTGGCCGCCGGCTTCCAGCCCCAGGGCGAGCCGGAAGGCATCGTCTTCACCGCGGACCTGATCGACCACGCCACGCTGGCCACCGTGCTCAAGCACGGCATCACGGTGAACGCCGGCTCGCTGGACATGCTGGCCCGCGTCGGCCAGGCCTCGCCCGGCCATCGCGTCTGGCTGCGCATCAATCCGGGCTTCGGCCATGGCCATAGCAACAAGACCAATACCGGCGGCCCGCAAAGCAAGCACGGCATCTGGATCGGCGACGTGGCGCAAGCCATGGCCATCGTGCGCCGCCACGGCCTGAAGCTGGTCGGCATCCACATGCATATCGGCTCGGGCGTGGACTACGCCCACCTGTCCAGCGTGTGCGACGCCATGGTCGACGTGGTGGCCTCGCTGGACCACGACATCGAAGCCATTTCCGCCGGCGGCGGCCTGTCCATCCCCTACCGCGAAGGCGACGCCCGCATCGATTGCGACCACTACTTCGAACAATGGGACGCGGCGCGCAAGCGCATCGCCGAACGTTTGGGCCACGAGATCCGCCTGGAGATCGAGCCGGGCCGCTTCCTGGTCGCCGAAGCCGGCGCGCTGGTGTCGGAAGTGCATGCCATCAACCGCCGCCCGGAGCGCGACTTCGCGCTGGTCGACGCGGGCTTCAACGACCTGATGCGTCCGGCCATGTACGGCAGCTACCACCAGATCTCGGTGCACGCGCCCGACGGCAGCCGGCCGCAGGGCGTGGCCGAAACCCGCATCGCCGTGGCCGGCCCGCTATGCGAATCGGGCGACGTGTTCACCCAGGACGCCGGCGGCGTCGTGTCGGACCAGCTGTTGCCGCAGCCGCGCATCGGCGATTTCCTGGTGTTCCACGACGCGGGCGCCTATGGCTCGTCGATGTCCTCGAACTACAACAGCCGCCCGCTGGCGCCGGAAGTGCTGTTGGACAACGGTACGGCCCGCCTGATCCGCCGCCGCCAGACGGTCAGCGAACTGCTGGCGCTGGAAGACGCCTGA
- a CDS encoding LysR family transcriptional regulator, with product MLTHRHIEVFRAVMIAGSVTKAAELLGSSQPTVSRELARMEQGVGFALFDRVAGRLRPTMPGLALFDEVRQSYAGLERVASAAARLRAYKGGQLAVIALPAFSHSILPDAFRRFHDRHPGVSLAVETQESPFLEEWLSAQRYDLGLTEHDAAPAGTRVEPLLQVDEVCVLPDGHALLAKSRIELPDFEGQAFVSLSSSDPYRIQIDEAFAEAGVLRRSIVETPTAVSVCTFVRQGLGLAIVNPLTALDFVGRGLHIRPLARSFPFRVSVVLPEHRPGNPLVGGLMASLREAAGAAESRLASSLDQGTPRSRRSAASR from the coding sequence ATGCTGACGCATCGGCATATCGAAGTCTTCCGCGCGGTGATGATCGCCGGCAGCGTGACCAAGGCCGCCGAGCTGCTGGGCTCGTCCCAGCCGACCGTGAGCCGCGAGCTGGCGCGCATGGAGCAGGGCGTCGGTTTTGCGCTGTTCGACCGGGTGGCGGGGCGGCTGCGCCCCACTATGCCGGGCCTGGCGCTGTTCGACGAGGTCCGCCAGTCCTACGCCGGCCTGGAGCGGGTCGCCTCGGCCGCTGCGCGCCTACGGGCCTACAAGGGCGGGCAGTTGGCGGTGATCGCCTTGCCGGCCTTTTCCCATTCGATCTTGCCGGACGCGTTCCGGCGCTTCCATGACCGCCATCCCGGGGTGAGCCTGGCCGTCGAGACGCAGGAATCGCCATTCCTGGAAGAGTGGCTCAGCGCGCAGCGCTACGACCTGGGCCTGACCGAGCACGACGCCGCGCCGGCCGGCACGCGCGTGGAGCCGTTGCTGCAGGTGGATGAGGTTTGCGTGCTGCCCGACGGCCATGCGCTGCTGGCCAAGTCGCGCATCGAACTGCCGGATTTCGAAGGGCAGGCGTTCGTCAGCCTGTCCTCCAGCGACCCCTACCGGATCCAGATCGACGAAGCGTTTGCCGAAGCCGGCGTGTTGCGGCGATCCATCGTCGAAACTCCGACTGCCGTTTCCGTGTGCACGTTCGTGCGCCAAGGATTGGGCCTGGCCATCGTGAACCCGCTGACCGCGCTGGATTTCGTGGGCCGGGGCCTGCATATCCGTCCCTTGGCGCGCTCGTTTCCGTTTCGGGTCAGCGTGGTGTTGCCAGAGCATCGTCCCGGCAATCCCCTGGTCGGCGGGCTGATGGCGTCGCTGCGCGAGGCGGCGGGGGCGGCCGAGAGCCGCCTGGCCTCAAGCCTGGATCAAGGCACGCCGCGCAGCCGCCGCTCCGCCGCCAGCCGATAG
- a CDS encoding catalase, giving the protein MPQPIAAGLIDALHAGANVPPGCRVNHARGLLVEGRFLGVPRAAQICAAPLFDGADQPLIVRFSDSGPDPRIAQDSPAAEPRGLALRIGQDSQLVLVGHSLEGFPARDPETFLAFIQALNAQQAAPESLQAHLAANPEAQRFGQLRQDTQPAGYASRTYHMLHPYRLAAADGRTRTGRLTITGKHADGAGKALAGPDCMDEALRHVIAAGPVALELAFTPAPEQGAADDLSTAWPGHAGSMLLGYLILERIAPDQDAQRALVFDPSILPAGIEFAGDPLLTVRLQAYRLAAERRLRGVP; this is encoded by the coding sequence ATGCCGCAGCCAATAGCCGCGGGACTGATCGACGCGCTCCATGCGGGTGCCAACGTCCCGCCGGGCTGTCGCGTCAATCATGCGCGCGGCCTGCTTGTGGAAGGCAGGTTCCTCGGCGTGCCCCGGGCAGCGCAAATCTGCGCCGCGCCCTTGTTCGACGGCGCGGACCAGCCGCTCATCGTCCGCTTCTCGGACTCTGGCCCCGACCCGCGGATCGCCCAGGACAGTCCGGCAGCCGAACCGCGCGGCTTGGCGCTGCGGATCGGACAGGATTCCCAGTTGGTGCTCGTCGGCCACTCGCTCGAAGGTTTTCCCGCGCGCGACCCGGAGACCTTTCTCGCCTTCATACAGGCATTGAACGCGCAGCAGGCAGCCCCCGAGTCGCTGCAAGCCCACCTGGCGGCCAACCCGGAGGCCCAACGCTTCGGCCAACTGCGGCAAGACACCCAGCCCGCGGGCTACGCCTCCCGCACCTACCACATGCTCCATCCCTACCGCCTGGCCGCTGCGGACGGCCGGACGCGAACCGGAAGGCTGACGATCACGGGCAAGCACGCGGACGGCGCAGGCAAGGCCCTGGCCGGTCCGGACTGTATGGACGAGGCCTTGCGCCACGTAATCGCGGCGGGTCCGGTGGCGCTGGAACTGGCATTCACGCCGGCGCCGGAGCAAGGCGCGGCGGATGATCTGTCCACCGCCTGGCCCGGCCACGCCGGCTCGATGCTCCTGGGATACCTGATCCTGGAGCGCATCGCGCCAGATCAGGACGCGCAGCGCGCCCTGGTGTTCGACCCGTCCATCCTGCCGGCCGGCATCGAGTTCGCAGGCGACCCGCTGCTGACGGTGCGTTTGCAGGCCTATCGGCTGGCGGCGGAGCGGCGGCTGCGCGGCGTGCCTTGA
- a CDS encoding aldehyde dehydrogenase family protein, producing the protein MSQVANTARIRKAYNWIDGTQRAEGALKESIDPATYNIIGHYPDNGLVAARSAVAAAAQAFRATPWAHDHELRARVLEQLARAFERNRDRLLEILSLENGKTKGEAAFELDMIPSKLRYAAATALLESGRALTPKPGSISIVLRQPMGVAAVIAPWNSPAVLTIRSLAPALAAGCTAVIKLPGQVAQTASIMAEIMAEAEDLPDGVINLFFESGPEGSAYLVDAPDVPVVSFTGSTRTGRAISSAGAKHLKRFGMELGGKTPMVLFDDADVDAALPVLEKALTVFSGQFCMTGSRLLVQDGIYAAVRDGLAGRLREVKVGPAADPASDMGPLIDRANVERVDQAVKAAIAAGASVVERGGPVNAGPLASGAFYRPTLLEVSDNSLAIIQQETFGPVLTIQRFADEADAVHLANDSEYGLAASVWTRDVDRALRVAQAIDAGSVWINDWAKVYDNTEEGGFKQSGLGRLNGMAALEDFIEYKHIALKPGIGQR; encoded by the coding sequence ATGAGCCAGGTCGCCAACACCGCCAGGATCCGCAAGGCATACAACTGGATCGATGGCACCCAACGCGCCGAGGGCGCCTTGAAAGAGTCGATCGACCCCGCCACCTACAACATCATCGGCCACTATCCCGACAATGGCCTGGTGGCCGCGAGATCGGCCGTCGCCGCAGCCGCGCAAGCCTTCCGCGCAACCCCCTGGGCGCACGACCACGAGCTGCGCGCCCGCGTGCTGGAACAACTGGCGCGCGCCTTCGAACGCAACCGCGACCGGCTGCTTGAGATCCTCTCGCTCGAGAACGGCAAGACCAAGGGCGAAGCCGCATTCGAACTCGACATGATTCCCAGCAAGCTGCGCTACGCGGCCGCCACAGCCTTGCTCGAAAGCGGCCGCGCGCTCACGCCCAAGCCCGGCAGCATCTCCATCGTCCTGCGCCAGCCCATGGGCGTGGCGGCCGTGATCGCGCCCTGGAATTCGCCGGCAGTGCTGACGATACGGTCCCTTGCGCCGGCGCTCGCGGCGGGGTGCACCGCGGTGATCAAGCTGCCCGGCCAGGTGGCGCAGACCGCCAGCATCATGGCCGAAATCATGGCCGAAGCCGAGGATCTCCCGGACGGCGTGATCAATCTGTTCTTCGAAAGCGGACCCGAGGGTTCCGCCTACCTCGTGGACGCGCCTGACGTTCCCGTCGTCAGCTTCACTGGCTCGACCCGGACGGGGCGCGCCATCAGCAGCGCCGGCGCCAAACACTTGAAGCGCTTCGGCATGGAGCTCGGCGGCAAGACACCGATGGTGCTCTTCGATGACGCGGACGTGGATGCCGCCTTGCCGGTGCTGGAAAAGGCGTTGACCGTCTTCAGCGGCCAGTTCTGCATGACGGGTTCCCGGTTACTGGTGCAGGATGGCATCTACGCAGCGGTCCGCGACGGGCTGGCCGGCCGGCTGCGCGAGGTCAAGGTCGGCCCCGCGGCCGATCCGGCCAGCGACATGGGGCCGCTGATCGACCGCGCCAACGTCGAACGCGTCGACCAGGCCGTCAAAGCAGCGATCGCCGCCGGCGCCAGCGTCGTCGAGCGCGGCGGCCCCGTGAACGCCGGGCCCTTGGCCAGCGGCGCCTTCTATCGCCCCACGCTGCTGGAGGTGTCCGACAACAGTCTGGCCATCATCCAGCAAGAGACCTTCGGCCCGGTCCTGACGATCCAGCGCTTTGCCGATGAAGCCGACGCGGTCCACCTGGCCAACGACAGCGAATATGGCCTGGCCGCCAGCGTCTGGACTCGCGACGTGGACCGGGCGCTGCGCGTCGCCCAAGCCATCGACGCCGGTTCCGTGTGGATCAACGACTGGGCCAAGGTCTACGACAACACCGAGGAAGGCGGCTTCAAGCAGTCCGGCCTCGGACGCCTGAACGGCATGGCGGCGCTGGAAGACTTCATCGAGTACAAGCACATCGCGCTCAAACCCGGCATCGGACAACGCTGA
- a CDS encoding GMC family oxidoreductase has protein sequence MQIGLRTPAGAFDVIVVGGGSAGAVLASRLSEDASRRVLLIEAGRAYPPHAYPDAVRAQSIIGGDAEHDWGYASLPGWGGKSFPVPRGKVLGGSSAVNAGVWMRAPAADFERWTAAGLPHWSVTDVLPFFRGSEWTASGAEQCHGRSGPEPVHQLQDDEISDMQRAFLASAQMAGHPRVQDFNSDAPFGVGPYPMNNRMGQRLNTGMTYLSDAVRARPNLTIRSETLADRVEVENGRAQAVILANGERIAAGEIVLSAGAYGSAAMLLRSGIGPAADLQALDIPVAADLPVGQRLQEHPFFFTVWAAHPERLGLPIPPVGAILWTRSSKAGPGDGDLHVSAVHYGDPADSPTGAIFMLALALTRPRSTGTLKLQDRDPHAAPLIDLNILGVAEDRERMVEGIQLIRRIASQGPLSEIIARELVPGPAAADPAALEATLPSALDIYHHPTSTAPMGGDGDPHAVTDYQGRVRGIANLRVADASSFPDVPSVATNPTVVMLAERVSHWIRNTEARS, from the coding sequence ATGCAAATAGGACTCCGCACCCCTGCGGGCGCCTTCGACGTCATCGTGGTCGGTGGCGGTTCGGCCGGAGCCGTGCTGGCCAGCCGCCTCAGCGAGGATGCATCCCGCCGCGTGCTGCTGATCGAGGCCGGCCGGGCCTATCCGCCCCATGCCTACCCGGACGCCGTGCGCGCCCAAAGCATCATCGGCGGCGATGCCGAGCATGACTGGGGCTACGCGTCCTTGCCCGGCTGGGGCGGAAAATCGTTTCCAGTCCCGCGGGGCAAGGTGCTGGGCGGCTCCTCCGCCGTGAATGCCGGCGTCTGGATGCGCGCGCCCGCCGCCGATTTCGAGCGCTGGACCGCGGCCGGACTTCCGCATTGGTCCGTCACCGACGTGCTGCCGTTCTTCCGGGGCAGCGAATGGACCGCCTCGGGCGCGGAACAATGCCACGGCCGTTCCGGCCCCGAGCCCGTGCACCAGCTGCAAGACGACGAAATCTCCGACATGCAGCGCGCATTCCTGGCTTCAGCCCAGATGGCGGGCCACCCCAGGGTCCAGGACTTCAACAGCGATGCGCCGTTCGGCGTCGGCCCCTACCCCATGAACAACCGCATGGGACAGCGGCTGAACACGGGCATGACCTATCTCTCGGACGCCGTAAGGGCGCGCCCCAACCTGACGATACGCAGCGAAACGCTGGCGGACCGCGTCGAGGTCGAGAACGGCCGGGCGCAAGCCGTGATCCTGGCCAACGGCGAACGGATCGCCGCAGGCGAGATCGTCCTGTCGGCCGGCGCATATGGATCCGCTGCCATGCTGCTACGCTCGGGCATCGGTCCCGCGGCCGACCTCCAGGCGCTGGATATTCCGGTCGCGGCCGATCTGCCGGTCGGCCAACGCCTGCAGGAACATCCCTTCTTCTTCACCGTCTGGGCCGCGCATCCCGAACGCCTGGGGCTGCCCATTCCGCCGGTCGGCGCCATTCTGTGGACACGGTCGTCGAAGGCAGGCCCCGGCGACGGCGACCTGCACGTCAGCGCCGTGCATTACGGCGATCCCGCCGACTCGCCCACCGGCGCCATCTTCATGCTGGCCCTGGCGCTGACCCGACCAAGATCCACCGGCACACTCAAGCTGCAGGATCGCGATCCCCATGCCGCGCCGCTCATCGACCTCAACATCCTCGGGGTGGCGGAGGACCGGGAACGGATGGTCGAGGGCATCCAGCTGATCCGCCGGATCGCAAGCCAGGGGCCGCTGTCCGAGATCATCGCGCGGGAACTCGTCCCCGGCCCGGCCGCGGCCGACCCCGCAGCGCTGGAAGCGACCCTGCCCTCGGCGCTGGACATCTATCATCACCCCACCTCGACCGCCCCCATGGGCGGCGATGGCGATCCCCACGCGGTGACGGACTATCAGGGGCGCGTGCGCGGCATCGCCAACTTGCGGGTGGCGGACGCGTCCAGCTTCCCGGACGTTCCGTCGGTCGCCACCAACCCCACGGTGGTCATGCTGGCGGAACGCGTCAGCCACTGGATCAGGAACACGGAGGCCAGATCATGA